The Geotalea uraniireducens Rf4 genome window below encodes:
- the epmA gene encoding EF-P lysine aminoacylase EpmA yields the protein MAKNWPLTRRKETLRGRSTIIQEIRRFFIKEGYLEVDTPLRIPAPAPESYIEAIPSGRWFLHTSPELCMKRMLAAGYERIFQICRCWRDGERGIRHLPEFTMLEWYRIDADYRDLMSECEALIRSVIHVLGHGGSIRYQGMAVEINEPWEKLTVSEAFIRYNGMTMAEALETDQFDEIMVRDIEPRLGFGKPTFIYDYPAERGALARISKDNPAVAERFELYIGGLELANAFSELTDAQEQRDRFVQESTFRASMNRATYPLPEKFLDELSDMPPSAGIALGVDRLVMVLLDLSSIDDVVAFTPEEL from the coding sequence ATGGCTAAAAACTGGCCTCTGACCCGGCGCAAAGAAACACTCCGGGGAAGAAGCACCATTATACAGGAAATAAGAAGATTTTTTATTAAAGAGGGGTATCTGGAAGTGGATACCCCTCTTCGCATTCCTGCACCAGCGCCTGAATCTTATATCGAGGCGATTCCTTCCGGTAGATGGTTTCTTCACACGTCACCGGAACTTTGCATGAAAAGGATGCTGGCCGCCGGCTACGAACGCATTTTCCAAATTTGCCGCTGCTGGCGGGATGGGGAGCGGGGTATTCGTCACCTCCCTGAATTTACCATGCTTGAGTGGTACAGGATCGATGCCGATTACCGCGATCTGATGAGCGAATGCGAGGCATTGATCAGGTCAGTGATCCATGTTTTGGGTCATGGCGGAAGCATTCGTTATCAAGGGATGGCTGTTGAGATAAACGAGCCCTGGGAAAAGTTGACGGTAAGTGAAGCCTTCATTCGATACAACGGAATGACCATGGCGGAGGCATTAGAGACGGACCAGTTTGACGAAATCATGGTGAGAGATATCGAGCCACGGCTTGGCTTCGGGAAGCCGACCTTCATCTACGATTACCCGGCTGAACGCGGTGCATTGGCCCGCATCAGTAAAGACAACCCGGCAGTAGCGGAGCGCTTTGAACTATACATCGGTGGCCTGGAGCTGGCTAACGCCTTTTCCGAACTGACGGATGCACAGGAACAGCGGGACAGATTTGTTCAGGAATCCACTTTCAGGGCATCAATGAACAGAGCCACTTATCCTCTGCCTGAAAAATTTCTCGATGAACTATCGGATATGCCCCCTTCTGCAGGGATTGCCCTGGGAGTGGACCGGCTCGTAATGGTGCTTCTGGATCTCTCCAGCATAGACGACGTAGTTGCATTCACCCCTGAAGAATTATGA
- the infA gene encoding translation initiation factor IF-1: protein MSKEEAIEVEGTVIEPLPNAMFKVKLENDHIVLAHISGKMRKYFIKILPGDKVTVELSPYDLTRGRITYRAK, encoded by the coding sequence ATGAGTAAAGAAGAAGCGATTGAAGTTGAAGGCACGGTCATAGAACCCCTTCCTAATGCAATGTTCAAGGTCAAACTGGAGAACGACCACATTGTGCTCGCTCATATTTCCGGGAAAATGCGTAAGTACTTTATTAAAATACTTCCTGGTGACAAGGTAACGGTTGAACTTTCCCCTTACGATCTTACCCGAGGCCGTATAACATATCGCGCCAAGTAA
- the efp gene encoding elongation factor P gives MYTVADLRKGLKITLDGDPYIVIAFDFAKPGKGQALYRTKMRNMINGTILDRTYRSGETFEPASLEDRKMQYLYKEDDHYCFMDNQSYEQIHVDENALGDAKNYLIDNLPVDVLLFKGKAIGVDVPNFVNLRVVQTDPWAKGDTSGSDSKPATVETGYVLRVPPFIEEGELITIDTRTGEYSTRVKG, from the coding sequence ATGTACACAGTGGCAGATCTCAGAAAAGGATTGAAAATAACCCTCGATGGCGATCCGTATATCGTTATTGCATTTGACTTTGCCAAGCCGGGCAAGGGGCAGGCTCTTTACCGTACAAAGATGCGTAACATGATCAACGGCACTATTCTCGACAGAACCTACCGTTCAGGCGAAACTTTCGAACCCGCGAGCCTTGAAGATCGGAAAATGCAGTATCTCTATAAAGAGGACGACCACTACTGCTTTATGGATAATCAGTCCTACGAGCAGATACATGTGGATGAGAATGCCCTTGGCGATGCAAAGAACTATCTTATCGACAATCTGCCGGTAGACGTGCTTCTTTTCAAAGGCAAGGCAATTGGTGTCGACGTGCCGAACTTTGTCAACCTGCGGGTCGTTCAGACAGACCCCTGGGCCAAGGGAGATACCTCTGGAAGCGATTCAAAGCCTGCAACCGTGGAAACAGGCTACGTACTCCGCGTTCCACCATTTATCGAAGAGGGCGAACTAATAACCATAGACACACGTACTGGTGAATATTCAACCCGGGTTAAGGGATAA
- a CDS encoding KamA family radical SAM protein, whose protein sequence is MGKWQNILAASITSPEQLARRFGIDAEPLLRVVQRYPMRITPYYLNLINEPGDPLWRQCVPDARELEDDLQQEDPLREEILSPVPGLIHRYPDRVVWLVSSTCAVYCRFCMRKRQVGCVGAVTGKVQISAALDYIASRPEIRDVILSGGDPLLLDDDALEEILARLRQIPHLEIIRIGSRVPVTLPERITTRLCRMLKRYHPLYINTHFNHPLEITAESATACARLADAGIPLGNQTVLLKGVNDNPGVMKRLMQLLLKIRVKPYYIHQMDLVKGTGHFRTRVEQGLEIMESLRGHTSGMASPYYVIDLEGGKGKVPLLPDYVKRVGGNVLLVRNYRGEMVEYGDVD, encoded by the coding sequence CCCGGCGTTTCGGGATAGATGCAGAACCGCTTTTGCGGGTGGTGCAACGTTATCCGATGCGGATCACCCCGTACTATCTCAACCTCATTAATGAGCCGGGAGATCCCCTGTGGCGGCAGTGCGTTCCTGATGCACGTGAGTTGGAAGACGATCTGCAACAGGAAGACCCTCTCCGGGAAGAAATATTGAGTCCCGTGCCGGGGCTTATCCATCGCTATCCCGACCGGGTTGTCTGGCTTGTTTCATCCACATGTGCCGTTTACTGCCGCTTCTGCATGCGCAAACGCCAGGTCGGTTGTGTTGGCGCTGTAACGGGAAAGGTACAAATCAGCGCTGCGCTCGACTATATAGCAAGTCGACCGGAAATCCGCGATGTCATACTTTCCGGCGGCGACCCGTTGCTGCTCGATGACGACGCGCTGGAGGAGATACTTGCTCGATTGCGGCAAATCCCCCATCTTGAAATCATCAGGATCGGCAGCCGCGTCCCGGTGACACTGCCGGAGCGAATTACCACGCGCCTCTGTCGCATGCTGAAAAGATATCACCCGCTCTATATAAATACCCATTTCAACCATCCGTTGGAAATTACCGCTGAATCGGCAACTGCGTGTGCAAGGCTTGCCGATGCCGGAATACCTCTGGGAAACCAGACAGTGCTGTTAAAGGGTGTAAATGACAACCCCGGAGTGATGAAACGGCTGATGCAGCTCTTGTTGAAGATAAGGGTTAAACCTTATTATATTCATCAGATGGACTTGGTGAAGGGAACCGGTCACTTTCGAACAAGAGTCGAGCAGGGACTTGAGATCATGGAAAGCCTGCGCGGACATACTTCCGGCATGGCATCTCCCTATTACGTGATTGACCTGGAAGGAGGAAAGGGGAAGGTGCCCTTATTGCCTGACTATGTGAAGAGAGTAGGGGGGAATGTCCTGTTGGTCAGGAATTATCGAGGGGAGATGGTTGAGTATGGTGATGTGGACTGA